The window CGGTCAGCACCTCAATCTCCTTTGCGGAAAGGTCTTGCGCGAAATCCTCTGCAATCCCCTGGGGAGTCAGTTTAAGAAAGCCACTCTTGTCGGGACGCAGCTCTGAGCCGATAGGCGTCGGAACGCTCGTGATGAGACCAAAAGCGGACTCTCCCGCATCCGGAGCCACAGCCGACACATACACCAGTCCGGCCACCTTAGCATCGTTCCCCGCCTCAGTGATCACAGCCCCACCGTACGAGTGACCGACAAGCAACACCGGCCCATCTTCGAGAGCAATCGCTCGCTGCGTGGCTGCAACATCGTCCGCGAAGGATGTGAGCGGGATCTGAACAGCAACAACATGCAGGCCCTTCGCCTCCAGCAACGGAATAATCTTCGACCAGCTCGAACCGTCCGCCCATGCACCGTGAATCAGGAGTACTGTTTTTACCGCTGTTGTGGGCTGCGTCTGTGCTGTCGCTTTAGCGGCAGGAACGACGATAGCGAGAAGTGCGGCGCACGTCGCCACTACATTCCGAGCAAACTTGAATACTTGCATTTGTCTTTCTCCTTGATGAACGGAGGATCCGCACAAGACTCGAAGTTTCTCTGAGAATCCGTACGGAACGAGCGAATGCGGACAACGCATATTGCTGTGGCCATTCTCACATTCGCTACCCTGTTCGATTCGAGATTAGTTTCGGATGAGGGAAGCATCTAGGCGAAAACCATCAAAAGCAGGACATTCCTGCTGCGTATTGCTCTCATCGCCACCAAATAGAGAAATTACTTGTTGGAGCGACGCCACTCCCCAGGGCTCTGGGATAAGAGCCGCCTGAACGATCTGTTCAAAGCAGATTGATCCGCGAAACCGCAGCGGAGTGCAATGTCGGCGATTGGAAGGTTCGAATGCAGGAGATAGGTCTTGGCCATATCAACTCGACGTTCGATCAGCCAACGATAAGGTGGCTGTCCAAAGGTCTTTTTGAACGCGCGGGAAAAATGACTAACAGATAGCTCGCATTCGTCCGCCACCGATTTCAGAGAAGTGTTGCCCTGTACATTCGCTTCCAAAAACTCCGTAGCTCGACGAATCTGCCAGAGAGCCAGGCCACCCCGGATCGCCGTCTCTTTTACCAGGACCCTTCCATAACGATGTGCGGCATGCGCGAGAATCCCAAGCCCTACCTGATCGACGAATAACTGAGACGAAGAGTCGGGATCTCTCAAAGCGGGCAAAAGCGCCATGCCGAGAGAATGAAGGGTATTGTCTGCATCCTTGCTGCCCCACAGAAGTTTGTTAATCGGCTCAAGTCGGTTGTCATAGCAGAATGCGTTCAGAGTCTTGCGTGGGATGTAGAACTGAAGAAAGTTGTAAGGCTCGGGAAGGTGAAGAACCGGCGGCTTTTCAAGGTCGAAGATACAAGCAGAGCCAGAGGAGAGTTTCCCTTCCGCAAGGAGCCGTCCGCGAACCCACAGAGAGCCCTTGTCGGTCTCCCGCAGGTGAACGTGTATTGAGAATGCCTCTTCAACAGGGATCGGCAAGGGGAGGTCCGGCATCCCGTCAGAACGAAGTTCAGTGACCGCAAGTTGAAGTTGGTTGGCTATCGAAACAGCAAGCATGGGAGCAGAGGAAAGATGGAAGCGTGTCCCGTACTTTGTGCCGTAGGCACCTTGCTCGTTGATCATGGTCACGACCTTTGAAATGGGTAAGTCCCCTGGATTAAATCGCGGGTCAAGCGATGCCGCGAGTCTTCCCCCCGTCGCCATATCCCGGGAGTTACCCCGTGGATCTTTTTGAAGGAGCGATTGAGTGCAGATTGATCGGCAAATCCACACTGAATGGCGATGTCTGCAAGGGGCAGGCTGGACTGTTTCATAAGATCTCTCGCCCTGTCCACACGACGTTCAATCAACCACCGGTAAGGCGGCCTGCGAAAGCTTCGTTTGAAGGCCCGGGCAAAGTGGCTCACTGATAATTCGCATGCCTCTGCAACCTGCTGAAGGGAAATCCCGCCGTCCAGATGAGCCTCCAGTAACCCTGTTGCTCTTCGCATCTGCAGCGAAGAGAGTCCACCCCGAAACTGAGGCGTCGATATCTTCACGCAGCCATAACAGGAGACTAGATGGCAGTTCAAAGCATGCAGGATATGGTCCAGGAAAATCTTCGAAGCGTGAAAGGGCTGCTCCAGCGAAGCGAGGAAGCTCTTCCCCAGATGGTAGACGACAGGATCGAATCTCCCATGCGGCCAAACCAACTGCTCCACTCGTGGCGTCCGATGGGCATAGGCAACTTCATCCAAATCGCCTTGCGTGACATACAAAATCAATGCGTCGAAAGGATTTGTGACCAGGACTGCCGGCTCATCTTCCAAGTTGATTGCAGTAACGGCCCCCACTGGATAAAAGCCACTCGATACCTTTTTCTTACCAAAAAATTGTTCGACAAACGGGATCGCTTCGAGTTGCAACACAACAATATAGCCGCGCTCGTCAACGATCGGACGCGCAACTTCCGGGAGGCCTTCGCTGCTCCGAAGCCTTCCAAACCGGAACGAAGCACGTTCGGACATCCAGACCTCAGCCGTAGGAGAATCCTTGAGATACATGGCTTCAGCAAGTTGATTCCAGACGGTGGGAACTTCGGGGGCCGTATTCATAGTTGCGAACCACGATGCCTTGTAGATATATGATATATCAGAGCTAGCAATCCTGAACACATCTGCGCAATCCAACGGACAGAGAGTGGTGATAGATCGCAGCGCTACTACCGACACCGCTTTGATGCCGCAGAAGTCGAAATGTATC is drawn from Edaphobacter lichenicola and contains these coding sequences:
- a CDS encoding helix-turn-helix transcriptional regulator produces the protein MINEQGAYGTKYGTRFHLSSAPMLAVSIANQLQLAVTELRSDGMPDLPLPIPVEEAFSIHVHLRETDKGSLWVRGRLLAEGKLSSGSACIFDLEKPPVLHLPEPYNFLQFYIPRKTLNAFCYDNRLEPINKLLWGSKDADNTLHSLGMALLPALRDPDSSSQLFVDQVGLGILAHAAHRYGRVLVKETAIRGGLALWQIRRATEFLEANVQGNTSLKSVADECELSVSHFSRAFKKTFGQPPYRWLIERRVDMAKTYLLHSNLPIADIALRCGFADQSALNRSFRRLLSQSPGEWRRSNK
- a CDS encoding alpha/beta fold hydrolase — translated: MQVFKFARNVVATCAALLAIVVPAAKATAQTQPTTAVKTVLLIHGAWADGSSWSKIIPLLEAKGLHVVAVQIPLTSFADDVAATQRAIALEDGPVLLVGHSYGGAVITEAGNDAKVAGLVYVSAVAPDAGESAFGLITSVPTPIGSELRPDKSGFLKLTPQGIAEDFAQDLSAKEIEVLTATQVPTSVAAMKGEITTPAWKSKPSWYIVAANDRAISPDLEAAQAKKIGATTTTVPSSHVIMLSKPAKVAEVIIGAAAKAGSK
- a CDS encoding helix-turn-helix domain-containing protein, producing the protein MNTAPEVPTVWNQLAEAMYLKDSPTAEVWMSERASFRFGRLRSSEGLPEVARPIVDERGYIVVLQLEAIPFVEQFFGKKKVSSGFYPVGAVTAINLEDEPAVLVTNPFDALILYVTQGDLDEVAYAHRTPRVEQLVWPHGRFDPVVYHLGKSFLASLEQPFHASKIFLDHILHALNCHLVSCYGCVKISTPQFRGGLSSLQMRRATGLLEAHLDGGISLQQVAEACELSVSHFARAFKRSFRRPPYRWLIERRVDRARDLMKQSSLPLADIAIQCGFADQSALNRSFKKIHGVTPGIWRRGEDSRHRLTRDLIQGTYPFQRS